The nucleotide window TATGAAACTAAAGTTATAGATTCAAGGCCTACCGGAGAAGGACAGGCAATAAGACGAAGAAGAGAATGTATTAAATGTAACAAAAGATTTACTACTTATGAAAAGATAGAAGAGATACCTTTAGTGATTGAAAAAAAAGATGGAACTAGACAATCTTTTAATAGAAATAAAATATTAAATGGAATAATTAGAGCATGCGAAAAGAGACCTGTCCCTATAAATAAAATTGAAAAAATAGTGGACAACATTGAAAAAGAACTCTATAATTCAATGGAAAAAGAAGTGACTAGTAAGCATATTGGAGAAATGGTAATGCATTATTTAAAGGATTTAGATGAAGTGGCATATGTTAGATTTGCTTCTGTTTATAGACAGTTTAAAGATTTAAATACTTTCATGGATGAATTAAAAAAAATACTAGATAAAAAATAGAGGTATGAGGTAAATACTGTGAGAAAAAAGTTAGTAGTTCCTAGTTAGTAGCTATTAGTTGATGCTAAAAATCCTAAGGATGTTATCATCGAACTAATAACTACTAGCTATTAGCTATTAACTTTTTTATATTTATATTATTTTTGTAGTTGAAAATTTGAATAGTCTTCTTTTTTTTAACAAGAATTTTACAATTCATACTAAGAGCAGTAAATCAATGTTTTGATCAAAAAGGTGTCTTGACTTATGAAATACTTATAAGTATGCTTAAAGTAGAGAATATTTGAGGAATACTAATTATAACGATATAAATGATATAAGACTAATTAAAAGAGGAGGATTTTTATGAACTATGGAAGAATATTAGTTGTTGATGACGAAGAACATATCGTTGAATTGATAAAATTCAATTTAGAGAAAAACGGATATAAAGTGTTGGTTGCATATGATGGGGAGGAAGCATTAAAAAAGGCTGAGAAAGAGATTCCAAATCTTATAGTACTAGATCTTATGTTACCTGTTATAGATGGTATAGATGTATGTAAAAAGTTGAAAATGAGTGAAAAGACCCTTGACATACCTATTATAATGCTCACAGCTAAAGGGGAAGAAACAGATAAAATTTTAGGACTTGAGATGGGTGCTGATGATTATATAACTAAACCCTTTAGTGTAAGAGAGCTTGTTGCAAGAATCAAAGCTGTACTGAGAAGAAGTAAAGACAGTTCAAATAAAAAACAAGAGGTAATCAAGATTGATGATATAGAAATAAATATAGAAAAACATGAAGTAATTAGAGATGATGAAAAACTAGAACTTACTTTAAAAGAATTTGAACTACTTAGGATTTTATCTGAAAATAGAGGAAAAGTATTGTCAAGAAATTTTTTATTGG belongs to Clostridiisalibacter paucivorans DSM 22131 and includes:
- the nrdR gene encoding transcriptional regulator NrdR, with the translated sequence MKCPYCDYYETKVIDSRPTGEGQAIRRRRECIKCNKRFTTYEKIEEIPLVIEKKDGTRQSFNRNKILNGIIRACEKRPVPINKIEKIVDNIEKELYNSMEKEVTSKHIGEMVMHYLKDLDEVAYVRFASVYRQFKDLNTFMDELKKILDKK
- a CDS encoding winged helix-turn-helix domain-containing protein; the encoded protein is MNYGRILVVDDEEHIVELIKFNLEKNGYKVLVAYDGEEALKKAEKEIPNLIVLDLMLPVIDGIDVCKKLKMSEKTLDIPIIMLTAKGEETDKILGLEMGADDYITKPFSVRELVARIKAVLRRSKDSSNKKQEVIKIDDIEINIEKHEVIRDDEKLELTLKEFELLRILSENRGKVLSRNFLLDEVWGYDYYGETRTVDVHIRHLRKKLKDDNKNTKYIETVRGIGYKMK